The genomic window TTTCATTTACTCCATCCAAATATTTGGGTGTTTCAGAAAATtgattttaagccagctcttaTAAAAAGTATTATTACTAATGGTTAGCCAGTAAGATCAAAATATGAATATAGGTTCAATCGTGAATAAGCCACTATAAATTTATGTGCTAGTTATTTAACTATAAGGTAGTACATAGAATTGTTCAGATTTCTATGGGCCACTAATGTGTTTACTTTAGTGTTGCTATAAGGCAAAGGCAAATATCAAGAGGAGAAAATATGGCCTTAAGCTGATAGAAAACACGCACATCATTTAGGGAATTGACTATGAGGCCGTTTCCATTCTGTTTTGACAATGAAAAGGTGTGCTGAGTCACACTGCCGATGTAAAAATGTCGAAAAGAATTAAGCTAGTGAAGATTTACAAGAGCTTGGCTAATTATAACATTAAAATCTTTGATTTGAAAGAATCAAATAAAATCTTTGATATGAAAATCTGAACCCTTTATGATCAGATTAAATGGTACTCCAGTAGCCACTGACAGTAGGGCATGATCTTCTGACTAGTCACGTCAAGTTTATTTATATAAAGAGGCTTTGTTTAGATCAGAAGTACCTACTTCTAAATTGAGCTTCCCCTTGAAAACTGTTTTGAACTAGGTTAACTCCTATCGATAAATATAACTGCCTACCTAataaaagtaatgctgaaaaaatcctggttttcaTAAAACAGTTTGTTAAACTCTCAGCTTTTGCCTGCATATTCCCTATGCTTTTTGACCAAAATGTAACAGGATTCATAATAAAGAAGACAGGAATGAACACTTCTTTACCCTGTAGTACTTAGCTACAAATTTCTTATAAGAAGGaaagataatacattttaaaagttgatttttaaaccaAAAGATGACTTTAATAAACTAAAACCAGTAATGGGCAATTAAAACCCTCAGTGCCTCAGATTTGTCTTATATAAAATACAATCTGATTAAATAATGTTCATTCCAACCCTGAAATTCTGTTAATTCACTGTTACTTTGCTTTAGTATTTAAATTAATACACAACCTTTATATTCCATTTGGGATTCTTCTAATTAATTCTATCTCTACTAAAAAATAACTCCTTAGCCAGTAAAACCAAAAATCTATGAAGAGAGAGCTTCATCATATGGAATGATATAACCTATCCAACCATGTAAGTCAAAGTGTTACTCCCTGagtgtgtccacctctttgcaaccccatggactatagcccaccaggctcctcaggtcatggaattctccaggcaagaatactggagtgggtagccattcccttctccaggggatcttcccaacccagggattgaacctggctctccaggactgcaggcagattctttaccacctgagccacctaggaagccctatctAACCATTCTTTATAGATTTTTACATCCATTCAGATACTCCATTTTTTGGCAAGACCAACAAACCTACATCATCCCAGGCTTCCGTTCAACTAAAATGAGGCACGAGAAAGTATTCCTTACTCTCTCTGGAGAATTAACTTTACACTGAAGTTTAAACAAATGGGTTTAGGCATTTCTAAGAAATTATAAGTCAAATAAAGGATTACagcaaagaacattaaaaaaaaaacttacagtggggaaaaaaactaaaaaatcatatatatctaCACAGAACTTGCACCCctttccatattcttttttatagtaGTGAAGGAAAGCATTTATCTATAAGCAgttaagaaatgcaaaagaagaagGATGTTGGTATTGTCAATACTGTATTCAATATTCAAGCAACTAAAATAAGAAACCAAACACAAGGAAAATATTAGCACAAATCAGAACCTTGGATCAAGTATCTTATTTACTGCTACTCAGTTCCTCTTTCTGGTATCTTTACCAAGGTACCAGTTTTCAattgtttaaacaaaaatttttaagctAAGTATATTACCATCCCTCTCATCTTATAATGTTAAAAAGATGACACCTCAAAATTTGTCagtgaaaaaaaactgaaaacactgtATTATGGATGACAACATTAACTGCAGTGAAATTAAAATCTTAACAGTGTGATTTCAAACTCTTTGTAAGTGAGTTTCATAACCTTTGCCATCATAAGACTTCATACAAAATTCTTTGGCAACTGAATAGTACAACTGCATTTCagcctttgttctttttttctcttttaaactaaTCCAGTAAGTTCCATAAGAAGAATACTTACTAGCGTCCCTTGATTATATATCATTTAACTGCAAAAAGTTATATATCAAACTTGATTCCTTGTTTAAAGTCTTaaaaatggaacagaaatagTTTTTCTCAAATGCTGAACTATTACTTATGGGGAAAAACGTTTTCAAAAATACTATGTCACACGATGTCAAAAGACAGTAAGAACATAAAAAAACTTACATGATCATTTTAGGGACTTGAAAGTACCTGCCTTTTTtgattgaaaattttattttcttcactagTCCCTTAAAGAACAGACTACTCCAATAAATACTTTAACCACTTGGGCACCTACCCTGTAAAACATAGATCTTCTCTTTGTATTCCACGGCATTATGGAACTCCATTGCAACAGGCATGGCGCAAACAGTAGTCCAGCGGTTCTCTCTGCTGTCATAGCACTCCACAGATTTTAGTGAGTTTCTCCCATCACCTTCGTAGACACGCCCTCCGATTGCATACATTTTACCACAGCAGTACACCAGTTTGCAGCCTATTCTGGCTCGAAGCAAGGACGGTTTGGAAAGCCACCTATTGGTGGAATGGTCATACATCCAGAAATCATTTTCGGCCTTATGGTCAATGGATACCTCACTGCTGCTTGGCCTGTACCCTCCTGCAATGTAAATATCATTATCTGGTGATACAAGGATTCCAACTTCTCTCAGATCATTTGGTGGTTTGCATAGTTTGAACACTCTTCCTGTGAATATATCTAGACAAGGCACTGTTTGCTTCTTTCCTGAGTGTTTGTGGGCTGCGTCGAAACATATGATCATTTCCGATGCAGTCATTCCAAGTCTCTGTGTACAGCCATTGGGACTGGCTGGTCCCTTTTCCACACAGCTTTTGGCGATAGCCTGTGCAAACTGAGGTGGAATTTTCTCTATAAAGGTGTCTTCCATCAGAGGAAAACGTATGCATTTGGCAAAAATTTCTGGAAGGTGCACTTctctttcattctgttcatgttCAAACCACCTTACAATACTCTCATAAACATGCTCTTCCCGGTCTACATTTAAATCATCACTGTCTAGGATACTTATCAGTTGGTCTTTTGTCAGCTGAAGAAACTCCTGTTCTTTGGTGACACACAAGAACTTTTTACGAATGTATTCTTTAGATCGATCTCCAAGTTCCTGATGACCGTAATGATCAGCAAAGATGAAGACCCCGATAGAATTTTGTGGGTCCAAATGACTGATCATGTACTTGGCACACTGGTCTTGGATGGAGGGAATCTGGAAGATGCTAGCTGCAGTGAACAAGGCTTGAACATTGGCCTCTGTCAGAACAACTCTGGAGGTATAGGCATAGTTCAACACTAAATCCATCGACTCGGCTTCAACACCAACAATTCGAACTTCTTTTTGAGTGCTTTCTGTAAGGCCGCTAGTGAACATGGATCTAGGAAGGAAAGAGTGGTGAATTTATCTGCactacaaataaaaattactgtCGCAAGCTTGTAAAGAGTTATCACAAGGATCACTTTTGGAAACTGAAAAACATTTCCTAATGTGTTTCCTGATATCCTGAATATCAGGAAAGGGATAAAAGTTGATCATCTAGCAGCAGGATTTAATCTGGCTAATCTCAAAGAAACCCTATTCTCAGGGCCAGTCAGTCCACTATGTGCCAACTCTGAGAAAAGCAGAGTATACCTAACTAAATCAAATCAAAAAGTGGCAAGGCATATTCCAGGACACCTTATTTTCCTTGGAGCCCTATCCAGGCTTCTGATCAAGTTGCTTTAGGGGACTTAAGATCTTCAATCACCAGGTAAGTCAGAAAGTTTACAAATACCTATGGGGTATCAGTGTGACACATTAGCATATAGAAACTGTCTAATAAAACTTCTTATGACCCAGTGGAAATTTACAAGACAACCTGTGCCcaaaatgtatctttaaaaattttagcttAGAAAAATAAGATGTTCTTCAGAAGTTCTTATTTTCTTCctactcctttttaaaatatttatcctttGAATGCTTCCTTAATCATTATAAAGAATATAAAGCACATCAATTCATCAGTTATCCTTggatattttgaaaacttttgcTTGAGAAAATCAAGAAATATACTTGATTTTCTCAGAGTTACCATAGTTTtatctatttataaataaaaatgttagccTCAttgatgctcagttgtgcctgactctttgtggccccagggactgtagccctccagcctcctttgtcctgggatttcccaggcaggaatactggagtaggttgccattttcttctctgggagatcttcccaacccagggattgaagccctgtctcctgcatcacagaggGATTGTTTAACACTGACAGGAGCCCATAAATAAAGATCTGGATAgggttaatattaataaaatgactACTTCTGAAGAGAACTTAAGAATTAACGGATTTGTTGCAATCTGATTTTGTtggttttcaaaaaattccaggTTCTTGTCTTTGAGAccaatctttcctttccttttcttttttaatgtgcttttatggcactttcagggcttccctggtagttcagatggtaaagaatccacctgcaatgcaggagaccccagtttgattcctgggtggggaagatgccctggagaagagataggttacccactccagtattcttgggcttcccagctggtaaagaatccacctgcaatgcgggagaacctgggtttgatccctgggttgggaagatcccctggaggagggcatggcaacccactcctgtattcttgctgtagaatccccatggacagagtcagaatgagcgactaagcacagcacagcacggtaCTTCCTTGGCCAAACCATTAAGACATCAAAAGCCTAGCTTTTTATTTAAAGTGCTAGTCATTTATAAACATCATTTgcctttcttctccctcctttgATGTTTCTTTCTAAGAAGTTCTTAAAATTTATAGAACTTTTATAAGTTTAAGTTCTTAAACTTATAAAAAGGTCAAAAGCTCTTTTAAAATCCTCTTGAGAAAAGGATGGTATGCCCTAGAATGCTTAATAGATGTCTGTTGACGATATTGACCTAACACTGGTGATAAACTTGATTATTCAGATCCTATATTAAGTGTGATGTTATGAAAAAAGAGTGGGAAGATTTTCAGATCACTTTTAACACCTTTAtcaaaaacatgaaattaatttaaaaatgcaatatgTAATATTGGAGTACCTGGACCCAGCTTATTACCTGGGTTAACTATCCTTTGAGTCTTAATTTTACTTCTATTATGCAAAATTTAAGTTTAATATcctgcacacttttttttttttccttaaatgactGAAAACTAAATGTTCCAATGTATGAGCTGGTTTTTCAATTCAGGTACTGAAAAACTCAGTTATATAGgtcccaaataaaaagaaaaagaaagcccttCATTATGCAAAGATTAAATCCCAGAGGAGAACATTACCACGTTACCCTTTATCAAGGGAGCTGCTCTACTGACTTGAATAAGCTGGCCTCACACACAGCAGTATAACATGCAAGTTCCCCTCTGTTCTATCATTTTCTTTATGTAACCTCTAATTAAAGTGGGAGTACTTCCTCACACAAAATCCTGAGCAATATGTTTCTAATAAtcatacacattttatttctgACAAGTCTCTGGGATCAGGAAACAGCCATGGCAGATTGCAAGCTATTCTATTTTTTCCATCAGTGATGCAAGATTTGCAAATATTAAGTATGACTTTTTATATCTCACATAAGGTGCAACACTGGTGCCCGAGAAACTTCTGTACAAAAAGCTCTAGTCAAGTGAGAAGAACCTAATCCTTGAGTCTTCTAGCCAAATACCTTCATTTGACTTCGCCTATCTTATGCTTAGAAAGCCTTCCAAGCATTTCCTTAACTTCTTGGAAAGCAAGAAAATATATACTTCGTTCCAAGAGATTTGTCAGGTCCTCAAAACTAATTGTAAGCAAATATGATATTTAAATGATATaagccagaaaataaaattacactgagatataaatattttcactttaaagtttcgatttttttatttttactatttaaatCTAATATACAATTAACACTtctgtaaattaaaatttaaagaggaCCCACTCTTGTTCCTTAAAAGTTATACAGTGACTAAGAAGCCTGGCTCTGGACTCAAATCCagcctctgccacttactagttaGATGATTTAGGCAGTtcacttaacctctttgagcctgtTTTTTCACTGTAAAAGGGGAATGACAAGAGTGTAGAGATAGGATTATAAAGATTATATCAAGTGACATAGGTAAAATGAGCTTTGCCTAGAGCTTGATAAGCATAACTGTAgcatatataaacacataaatgACCTAACCATATCTAATGGATAGCCTAGATAACTGAATCTCACCAGCAATTTTCATTAGAGGCCAAACTTCATACCTTTTGTGTAtaccagtttcttcttttttctttccaggtCACACCCTTGTTATGGTTAATACTTAATAGTCCAATGGCCTATCCAATGCAAATCTAAATGGTTACATCACAAACATCAAACTGAAGTGACTATATTTAACCCAGtattctgagaaagaggaaccagAAACTACTGTCTGGAACATTACACTGCCATATGCCCTATAAAGGTAAGCAccttcaaaaggaaaaaatatatttactgtgTGGTTGAGAAAATTATGCAccatttttgaaaacaaaaaggcTTAAAGTGAGCacttcaaacaaaaaaaaagttaaacctgAACAGGAAATTGCCTTTATCACTGATCTTTTCTTAGAGTATGACATTATTTTTTAGACCCAATTcttgaaattttacttttcaaagttttataatatataaagatgaatataaaggaaaatgaaaactgacctctaaAATACTTCTGGAAATCTTAAAAATAGTCATTAGTGTGGggcctaacacacacacaaactgtatttcattgatttttatttcactGCTGTTATCATGGGATTAAAACAGTCCATTAAGTGggcaatttgtttttaaaagaaaaggctattaatttttaaattctaaaagagtTAACATGCAGTAAAGAAATCCTGGATAAATTTCTGGAACAAATTCCAGATCAGCACTGTCCAATAAAACTTTCAGTGATGAAAAGGTTCTGTTTCAGGGCTATACAGTGGGGCAACCACTAGctacatgtggctactgagcactttAAATGTGGTTAGTGTACCTgaggaactgattttttttttcattttgtttaattttagatAAGGGAAgtttagccacatgtggctagtggctgccaTATTGAGCAGTGCAATTTTAGATTTTTctgaaacacacaaacaaaaccatATTTACTGACTTAAAACCAGTCATCTGAATTCTAGAAgaatgtcagtttttttttttaagggggctTAATAAAATAGGGCCTGTTATTTATTCTCAGGAAACAAATACGTTAGTTTCATTTATTGTTGCATCTCAATATAAAAATGAAGTGGGCAGTACTGAAGGAGAAAGGGGACTCGGTGCAGACATCAATAGAGGTTTCCACCAACATCATACCTGAAGTAAGGGCTGATTGCAGCAAGAACGTTTCTATGACAGGAAAATGTTTTCCCGTGATCCACTTCCACTACAATGTCTGTCAGCTGTCCTTCATCGTACATTGTTTTGAGTTGCTTAAGAATACTGCAAGCATGGAAGGGGTCCATGGCATCGCTGGCTGTGTCTGAAGATGGTATTCCATtcggtgttggggaagacttacTTAAATCTAGGAGGAGAAAAATCGTACAACCACAAGAAGTTCGGGGCCAGTTTCGGCGTCGcgggttttattttttgtttttgtgtttgtttggttttgttgttgtctgtgggatggggctgggggttgtttgtttggttggctTGCTTTCTCCCCGCTACaaaaatacacatatgtatacagaCTCCCTCAGTGAGAACGCGAGATAGGATATGGGAAAGAGCGAGGTGAGATGCAAGTTCAAAGACCAGCCTGCTTCTCCCGGAGCCCGGCGAGCCCGAAGCCCCGTGCTCGCCGACAGACCGCGCAGGCAGAACAGGCGAGGTGTCTGCGGCGATTCCGCCGACAGCCAGAACGTCCCAGCTGAAAGCGGAGGGCAGGAGCCTCACGAGGGAAGCTCGATGGATGGCGGCCGCCACTGCCTCCTCAACCGCCTTGCGAACAGGTCGGAGCGGCGGCGGGTACCCGGCCTCCCCATCCCTGTCCGGCCGGACCGCCCACCTCCCTCCACGCCATTCATCCTCCCTCTCCTCATCTCTGTCCACCTCTCCATCCTTCTCTCCCAGTCCTCATCGCCGCCGCCTAAGCTCGCAGCCCGAACTTGGCCCCCGGCCCACCTCCCCTGCACACCTCCCTAGCCACCACACGACCCACCTGCCGACGCGGCCATTTCTAGACGCGGCCCGGGCTCCAGCTATTTAAAGAGGAAATGTCATTTCGCTTCTCTCTCTCCCGGGTTCCGGCTCTTCTAAGCCGTCCCTAGCCAATGGGGTGGCCTATGCATCCGGCTCCGCCCCTAGGCTCCGAAATCAGGGGGTCTATTGGTCACGAGGAGCGCACCGGCACGTCGGGAAATGTAGTTTTATTGCCCCCGCTCCCGCGTGGTCCGTGTAGGGCGGAGGCCCAAGCTCGGAATTTCTATTGGCTGTTTTGGGTGGAGGTGGAGAGCAGGGAGCCCGCCAGCCTGTGTCTGTGGGGCGCGCAGCGCCTGCCGGAAGAGGTAGTCTTCTGGCTGAGGAGAACTGTCATTCTGAGAGGCTGGGGTAGGGAAAGCTCTTGAAGTGCAAATTTCCCCATTTTAGGCCTCTCTCCAGGCCCccggttcttttttttttttttttttttcccccacctcgTTCTTCGTTTCCTAAACCTCCTGCCAATGACTAGCTTCCGGTATGAAAGCGGGGGTCCACGTGAGGGCTGTGAAACCAGAAAAATTTGGAAATGGACGAGAGAGCTGTTGTccaaaaatgggaaggaaacctgACACCTCACCCCTAAGAAAAATATCAGGAGGCCAGAAAGCAAGCCATTTTTGATGAGTCACCTGTGACACCCAATTGAAACAGCATCGACTTGGCTGAGTGCTGCGGTTTCCACAGATTAATTGGTATGGTTACAACCGCTGCTCAGGATCTTTAACTCCCACTCAATGCGTTGGTTTTCTTGAGCACCCGGGGAACACCTGTTCCACTTTTAAGAGTGCGTGAACATTACAGAGGGATTCAAGACGCTTTCCTTTTTGCTCCTGGTAAATTGAGTGGTGAAGATACTAAGTAGTCTGGATTTTCCTTTGAAGAAATCTGAAAAGTGCCCTGAGCCTGAAACGAGGGACGATTATTGACTCCCTCGCTCTATCCTTAATGTGGGACCTTTAGATAAGTGCATTTAATTCTTGGTCACTTAGCTCCTTCACCTGTAATGTGTGAATAATAATTCCTTTTCTAGCTGCCTCATAGGCAGCAAgccttttgaaagaaaacaaaaatgtttttactgttgacatgttttgattttcttctccTGTAATTCTAGCATCTAACAGGGTGCCTGGCACATTATAGGTagttaatatttgaaaaacatatGTAAGGCACAAATGAGCTAACATTGGAAAtgctatttccaaatatttgactTGTAAGGAAGTCTTGCCAGCGAATAGGAAGGAAGTTTTGGATGATGTATAGTTAGTGCATGACCACAGCTTTTCTAACCCTGAAAAGACCAAATAGTTGAATCTCCTGATGAAGGATCTCGGAATTTAAGTTGTAATTGTGGAACAGAGAGAAtgaggaaaaacaatagaattctGTCCTACAAAGTCGGCTGAGTAATTTAGAGCTCAAAGTATTATAATTCTGTGCAGGTTAACAAGAATTGGTGTTTCTCTGGGACTGGGATATGTGGACATTGATAACCCTATATACACAGTTCTGCATGAATGAAACTGATTTAACTTCTGTTATTCAGGactttaaatttccatttttttatgaGCCAAAGGTTGTTGCTTTCTACCTTATGGAAATAGTGGGAATTTCACTCACAATATTAatggcttacctggtggctctgacagtaaagagtctgactacaaagcgggagacctgggttcgatccctgggttgggaagatcccctggagaagggaatggcaacccactccaatattactgcctggagaattccatggaaagaggagcct from Capricornis sumatraensis isolate serow.1 chromosome 10, serow.2, whole genome shotgun sequence includes these protein-coding regions:
- the KBTBD8 gene encoding kelch repeat and BTB domain-containing protein 8 codes for the protein MAASADLSKSSPTPNGIPSSDTASDAMDPFHACSILKQLKTMYDEGQLTDIVVEVDHGKTFSCHRNVLAAISPYFRSMFTSGLTESTQKEVRIVGVEAESMDLVLNYAYTSRVVLTEANVQALFTAASIFQIPSIQDQCAKYMISHLDPQNSIGVFIFADHYGHQELGDRSKEYIRKKFLCVTKEQEFLQLTKDQLISILDSDDLNVDREEHVYESIVRWFEHEQNEREVHLPEIFAKCIRFPLMEDTFIEKIPPQFAQAIAKSCVEKGPASPNGCTQRLGMTASEMIICFDAAHKHSGKKQTVPCLDIFTGRVFKLCKPPNDLREVGILVSPDNDIYIAGGYRPSSSEVSIDHKAENDFWMYDHSTNRWLSKPSLLRARIGCKLVYCCGKMYAIGGRVYEGDGRNSLKSVECYDSRENRWTTVCAMPVAMEFHNAVEYKEKIYVLQGEFFLFYEPQKDYWGFLTPMTVPRIQGLAAVYKNSIYYIAGTCGNHQRMFTVEAYDIELNKWTRKKDFPCDESINPYLKLVLFQNKLHLFVRATQVTVEEHVFRTSRKNSLYQYDDITDQWMKVYETPDRLWDLGRHFECAVAKLYPQCLQKVL